TCCTGCTTCCGCGCCAATCACTTCTACTTCGTGTCCAGCTTCCTTATACGCGGCAGCCGGTTTCATATATTCTGAGTCCTCAAACATATCACCAAGTACTGTTGCAATTTTAGCCATAATGCTTACCACTCCTTATGTGATGTTCTGTAAATACTATTCCACATTATAAAGAGTCTAAACATCATCACTCGTGATCTAGTTATCCTATAATTGGTTATTGGATATATTTGTTGTTAAGTGGAGTTCTTTCCTACCTGTATAATTTTGTATACAATAGGGTTACTATATAATACGGTGCTACATGTAGACAAGAGCCTCTTAAAAAGATGAATAGGAATGTATTATAGCCGTAAATACTAAATAAAGGTGTTGAATGCTATTGGGAGTACACCAATACTTTAAAAGCTTATCTGATTTAGAACTAATTATTCGTTGTCCTGGAAAGTTCAAATTTCAGGAGCATTCTGTAGCTAGCCATTCATTTAAAGTGACAAAAATCGCTCAGTTCCTCGGAACAGTTGAAGAGGAATCTGGGCAGAAAGTAGATTGGAAAAGCCTATATGAAAAGGCGTTGAACCATGATTACGCAGAACTATTTACAGGGGATATTAAGACACCTGTAAAGTACGCTTCGAAAGAATTGAAGAAGCTATTCGGTGAAGTAGAAGAGGAAATGACAAGAAAGTTTATAGAAAAAGAATTTCCTACTGAGTTTCAAGCTATATACTTGGAGCGATTGAAAGAAGGTAAGGATGAAACATTAGAGGGGCGCATTTTATCCGTTGCTGATAAAGTTGATTTGCTGTACGAATCATTTGGCGAGATCCAAAAAGATAATCCAGAGCCTTTGTTTATAGAAATCTACGAAGAAGCATTAAGAACCATACTGATATATCAAGATATGAACTGTGTAGAATACTTTCTAAAACAAATTCTTACAGATATGCTCAGTGAACGATTCACTGAGCATGATGAGTTAACCGGCATTACAGCACGGATAATCGAAGAACTAGGCGATTAATCGACATTTACAAGCGAATGAATACAAGCTTTGACTAGCGCAAACCGACATTCATCTCCCGCTTACCCGTGAGGCTATGTTCGATTCATTCTTTGAAGTGGGAGTCTGCTGTCGGAAGTAAGATGGACCCCAGCTTACATTCGCTTGTTGGGCAACGCCATATTGCGTTCAGGCTTCATAGGAATCTGAACGTCCCAATAAGCCCTATACAAGCGTACTTAAAACAGACGTAATAGGGCTCGAAATCACTACCTTTTAAACACAGCCAGCAAAAACTATAAACCCTTCATTTTATATCACGGCAGGGGTTTTTTCACTAGAAAAATATTCCGATAATAACCAGTATAGCAATAATAATACCACCAATTTGTCCAATGACTGCAGATGAAACGATGGGTTTCTTTTGAAATATGTCAATTAGCTCCATATCTTCACGAAGCTGTTTTACCTCTTTACGAAGTTCATTCACTTGCAGATTCAACGTGCTAATTTCCTGTGCCTGTTTTGTAACCAATTGTTGTTTTTCTGAGTTGTTTTCATGTTGCTCCATACATGATCACTCCTATCTTTTCATTTCTATACGCTTTAACATACGTTTTAGTTTCAAAAAACAGAAGAACTTTCCATTGCATTTCCGCTTACACAGGTGTAAGATAAATCTACAAGCTGTATTGTTCGTATGACATTAAGTTTTAACCTTTAAGCTGTAAAAGGGAGTTTATTACGAAACGGAAATGGCATGCTGGATTCCTTTTTAGCAATCCAGACATACAGGAACGTTTTCCGCAAACACCCACTTTGAGGAGTGGTGGTTTAAAACTTTCTATGACTAAGTACGGCAAACACGGCTTACATAAACAGAGAAAAAACCTTCCATCTTGTATGGGAGGTTTTTTGTTTTGTATGTGTGATCTTTCACAACTCCACCATGATTAAACTTTTAGAACATAAAAGCAGTGAGTCGACGCTTCAAGCCGACTCACTGCGAACAAAAAATCTTAAGCTACATTTCGACATGCTTCTGCACATTTGCGACATGCTTCTGCACACTGCTTGCAATGATCATGATCGTGTTTGTCACATTCTTCTGCACACTGCTCACAAATTTCCGCACATAGTTGCAAAATTTTATCTGTAAATGGACTTTGTCGAGTAATCGCCTGGATTGCATAAGAACAAATGTCTGCACACTCTCGATCAAGTCGAATACAGTCCGCCATCATACGAACGTCTTCCTCTTTTAGACAAGCGTCAAAACAATGATTACACGCCTTTACACAGTCTTCTAATACCGCTAATACATCTGCATATTTTTGATTCATTTAATCGCCTCCAAAAGTATTTTTCTTACTCTTCCCTCCATTTCTGATCATAAACCAACAGAATTATTTTCTTATTCATTGAAAGCACTTTCATTTCTCCGTTATACTGAATTATAATTTATAAAATAGAAAAAATGAGGTGTTTGAAATGAAACTATTTAAATGGACAGGTCCATTAGAAGAAGCTGGTAACTTACCAGAAGAAACGCGTGCGTCATTAATGAATAACGACGAAGAAGTGCTTGTGCTACAAGAAGCGGAAACGACTACTCTCGACAACGCAGTCGAATATGATATTTTGGATCAAAGCGGAGATTTACCTTCTGGTCGTTTTGCTGTATTAAACAATATTCCTGTAAACGAAGAAGGAAGAGAAACTTTTGAACAGCGCTTTAATAACCGTGCGCGTCTAATAGAAGCAGAACCAGGATTCGTGGCGATCCGCGTATTGCGACCAGTACATTCTGGCACTTATGTAATTTTGACAATGTGGGAAGACGAAGAGTCCTTCACAAACTGGCAAGAGTCACAGGCTTACGGAAAAGCGCATGCAAAACGAGGGACAAAAGATGGTGTCGATCAACGTCCTAATATTTTCTCAGGTCCTTCTTTTGTCACGACATATAAAAAGTAAGTATAAATAAACGATATCTGCAAAGACTACTCTTGAAGTGAAAACTATAATGAGGAGAGTGTTTTTGTGGGTATTTTAGATGGTAATCCAAAAGATCAGCCTTTACATTACGGAGAAGTCACAGCCATTTGGTCATTTATGGGTGCGAATAACGGCCTAATCAGTGGGTACGAAGCTTTTGTTAATCATGCGGGAGATGAAGACCTAATTCATCTCCTAGAAGACGCAATCAAAACAATGAAAGCCGAGAATAAAGAATTCGGCAAAGTATTGAAAGCTAACGGTATTACACCCCCTCCTGCGCTTCCGGAAAGACCAAAAGCAAACCCAGAGGATATCCCTGCTGGCGCCCGATTTATGGATCCCGAAATCGGTGCAGCTATATCAATCAACGTCGGCCAAGGGTTAGTTTCATGTAGCATGGCGATGGGTCAATGTATACGTGAAGATGTTGCAGCGCTGTTTGCTAAATGTCATATGGACAAAGTAGCATTTGGTGCCAAATTGCTAAGCATGAATAAATCAAAAGGTTGGATCATTCCCCCACCACTGCATATGCAGTAATCGCCATATCACTTCGCCAAGCGCAGCTCGCTGGCGAAGCTTTTTTATTTAGATTAAAATTTATATTTGATTTTTCAACAATAAAAAAGATCAAGCTGTCTATTTATATAATGAAATATACGACCACGTTTTCAGCTGTTCACATCACTTCTACGCTTCATTCCATTTTATGTAGTCCGCGAGGAAAACGCCTCAAACGACGCATGTCGAGGCGGTTTTCAACATTATTCTATACTGCCGGTCCCTTGGAGTATTACATCCACTGTGACACTGAATTCTAAATCTGGATATGCCCTTTTCCACGTCGTCAAAACATCCGGGTCATGTAAACGGGTAGCTCGGTAATGCAGTCCGAAGCCAAGGGGATCTAAGTTTTCTTCTTGCATGGTAGTAAGAAAGTGTAAAACTTTCTTTTCCATCTCTTCTGATGCCAACTGATTATACTCATCTAGGTTGGATAAAGATAAACTCTCCTGGGATTCTCCAATAATCCCTTTAACCTTTATGTGCATAATAATTTTTTGAGGAGTTGAAAGCTTTTCATCCGGAACAAATTGATACGTCACATTATGTTGGCTTATATTCAATAAAAATCTATGTTCATCATTTTTAATGTGATATGTAAATCCTCTCGCTCCGTCGGATAATGTATTAAAGTATTTTGTTTCAGTACTAGTAAGTTCATAAGGTTCTTTTTTCTTATCAACCACAATGGCATTATTGACGATTAATTGATCACGTTCTTCGCTTGCTTCAACTAATGGCAATACCGGATTGATGCCTTCGGTAAGGATATCCCTACGCAGTTTGAACAGGTATCCCGTGACGATATACGGGCTTTCATTTGCCGTTTCACCAAAAGTATTGAATAAGGCAACTGACGCTGGGGCTTCGGTTGAAGGCTCCACTTTTAAAATAGTTTCAGCAGAAGGTTTTGCCCCTGCGATGAAAGCAATTAATGGAATATCACCACGTCGAAAAAAATAATCCATAAATGACTGCATGTGATTCGTCAATAGTTTCTCATGTATCACGATCGTCTTCATTTGACCAAGTTCTAATACTTTATCTACATGCGTCTCGAGCATACGGATAGCTTCGCCAATCGATTCTCCTTCTTTAGAAAGATAGGCATATTCAGGTTCAGTCGATTCTTTAATGGCACCAAAAGGGAGGGCTACTTTCAACGTAATTTTAAAACCGTCTTCTAAATTCTCGGATGGATCGATTCCAATCGCCGTTACAAAAAGACGTTTGTCAATATCTTTAAATGCACACCCAGATTGCAGTAAGATACATATGATGCACAAAAAAAGTATTAGTCGGTTGGTGAGAAATCCGATCTTCATAATTTCGCCCTCCTATTGACTAGCCACATGAGTAACATTAACCCTAAAAAGGAAATGGGTATAGAATTGAAGTAATACTTGCTATATAGAAACAAATCATATTCAGTCACTTTCAATGTAGCAAAAATTGCAATCGTCCAAAATACTACAACCATTATCCCAATACTAATATTCTTCTTCATTCCAGCTGACATATTCTTTACACCAAATACATTTTCAAATAATTTAAACGAAACATGCCAATGAAGTATAATATTCAAAAATGCAATAGCAAGAAAAATAAGCAAAAAGATAAAAATAACTCGTTCAATTATGCCAAATTTCATGCGAATAGAATCACTGGTAATCAACCAAGGATATAAAACAGCTTCAATTTTCTCGAAACCTAACATGCCAATCGGAATAAAGTAGGAAGTAAAGATTACAAAAGCACCTAGAAAAAACACGATCAATGCTTGTTTGATTCCAAAGACCATTTTCTTCTTCAACAAAGAGTTGAAAATAATAATATCAAATGAACCGACGAATAAGAAAGCTATCGTAGAAAATACTGTATAATCTGGCGGGTTATCAATATAGCTCATCGCAAGGGTAACTTGATCCCAGCTTAATTGCTTTTCAAAATAAAGTTTTAATAAATAATACACGACGCCCGGTAGAAGCATGACCAATACAAGTTCTAATATATAGAGTATACTGCGGCTTTGCATGATCACTCCAAAACTAATTGTTAACACAAACATTCCTATGATAATGTATATCGACATTTCCGGTGTTAAGTATCTCAACATAATATCGATATACGTTATAAGCGTCTGTAGTCCAGCTATATACCAAATGGTTCCCAAAACTAATAAAGCAGGTATTGAAACCCATTTCGATACGTATGTTGATAAGATTTGGGGCAAATTCTTACCTGGAAATGCTTTAAACGAGTTGATCAACGCCCAATTCATAAATACCCCGAAAAACAAAGCCATGATCATCGTAATGATTGCTCCATCTTCACTCTTAGCAAATAGAATTCTTGGACCTGAAGCTATGAGGTTAGCTGCCATATTAATTATTAGCAAAAAATAGACAAAACGACTCATGAATCATCCGCCCTCAATTCTTCTTGACGATTTTTCCAGAACATTCGTAAATACGGTTGGCCAAAACTATCCTTATTCACTAAATACATTATTATGCCCAGCGTCCCAAGTACCGTACCAGCCAGACC
This window of the Sporosarcina ureae genome carries:
- a CDS encoding GerAB/ArcD/ProY family transporter — protein: MSRFVYFLLIINMAANLIASGPRILFAKSEDGAIITMIMALFFGVFMNWALINSFKAFPGKNLPQILSTYVSKWVSIPALLVLGTIWYIAGLQTLITYIDIMLRYLTPEMSIYIIIGMFVLTISFGVIMQSRSILYILELVLVMLLPGVVYYLLKLYFEKQLSWDQVTLAMSYIDNPPDYTVFSTIAFLFVGSFDIIIFNSLLKKKMVFGIKQALIVFFLGAFVIFTSYFIPIGMLGFEKIEAVLYPWLITSDSIRMKFGIIERVIFIFLLIFLAIAFLNIILHWHVSFKLFENVFGVKNMSAGMKKNISIGIMVVVFWTIAIFATLKVTEYDLFLYSKYYFNSIPISFLGLMLLMWLVNRRAKL
- a CDS encoding four-helix bundle copper-binding protein; this encodes MNQKYADVLAVLEDCVKACNHCFDACLKEEDVRMMADCIRLDRECADICSYAIQAITRQSPFTDKILQLCAEICEQCAEECDKHDHDHCKQCAEACRKCAEACRNVA
- a CDS encoding DUF3231 family protein; the encoded protein is MGILDGNPKDQPLHYGEVTAIWSFMGANNGLISGYEAFVNHAGDEDLIHLLEDAIKTMKAENKEFGKVLKANGITPPPALPERPKANPEDIPAGARFMDPEIGAAISINVGQGLVSCSMAMGQCIREDVAALFAKCHMDKVAFGAKLLSMNKSKGWIIPPPLHMQ
- a CDS encoding Ger(x)C family spore germination protein; translated protein: MKIGFLTNRLILFLCIICILLQSGCAFKDIDKRLFVTAIGIDPSENLEDGFKITLKVALPFGAIKESTEPEYAYLSKEGESIGEAIRMLETHVDKVLELGQMKTIVIHEKLLTNHMQSFMDYFFRRGDIPLIAFIAGAKPSAETILKVEPSTEAPASVALFNTFGETANESPYIVTGYLFKLRRDILTEGINPVLPLVEASEERDQLIVNNAIVVDKKKEPYELTSTETKYFNTLSDGARGFTYHIKNDEHRFLLNISQHNVTYQFVPDEKLSTPQKIIMHIKVKGIIGESQESLSLSNLDEYNQLASEEMEKKVLHFLTTMQEENLDPLGFGLHYRATRLHDPDVLTTWKRAYPDLEFSVTVDVILQGTGSIE
- a CDS encoding YfbR-like 5'-deoxynucleotidase, whose protein sequence is MGVHQYFKSLSDLELIIRCPGKFKFQEHSVASHSFKVTKIAQFLGTVEEESGQKVDWKSLYEKALNHDYAELFTGDIKTPVKYASKELKKLFGEVEEEMTRKFIEKEFPTEFQAIYLERLKEGKDETLEGRILSVADKVDLLYESFGEIQKDNPEPLFIEIYEEALRTILIYQDMNCVEYFLKQILTDMLSERFTEHDELTGITARIIEELGD
- a CDS encoding antibiotic biosynthesis monooxygenase family protein; amino-acid sequence: MKLFKWTGPLEEAGNLPEETRASLMNNDEEVLVLQEAETTTLDNAVEYDILDQSGDLPSGRFAVLNNIPVNEEGRETFEQRFNNRARLIEAEPGFVAIRVLRPVHSGTYVILTMWEDEESFTNWQESQAYGKAHAKRGTKDGVDQRPNIFSGPSFVTTYKK